A region of Clostridium acetobutylicum ATCC 824 DNA encodes the following proteins:
- a CDS encoding ACP S-malonyltransferase — protein MRLNELYSGKNAFIFQGVGIKYQKFLTLLDESQRELLKEYCSIVYKKIKLDLWGYLTRSLSGEYDDKFSDWVSIYTIDCVVYNTYIEDGIKPSVLLGYSMGLITALACGKAISFEEGLELLSMSYNYPKYTSRKDEGMGLVTGMTCSDIKKIIDKNELGDYAYIASENNEYCILVSGMKNRVDKLLSIALTEGALSAKDIDSPYAFHSKYALIGIEEYEKLVSRLCVCNLKIPIISSYDQRIIVDSCELKKELVKNVWGEMKWMASVEKAININNYNFFEVSLIDSISRFSRMINSNCKFFTYKSFMKIKNVQVQN, from the coding sequence ATGAGATTGAATGAGCTATATAGTGGAAAAAATGCATTTATATTTCAAGGAGTGGGAATTAAGTATCAAAAGTTTTTAACTCTGTTAGATGAAAGCCAAAGGGAGTTACTTAAAGAATACTGTTCTATTGTATATAAAAAAATTAAATTGGACTTATGGGGGTATCTAACTAGGTCATTGTCTGGAGAGTATGACGATAAATTCAGTGATTGGGTTTCTATTTATACAATTGATTGTGTTGTTTATAATACATATATTGAAGATGGAATTAAGCCTTCTGTGCTTTTAGGATATAGCATGGGCTTAATTACTGCATTAGCTTGTGGGAAGGCTATTTCTTTTGAAGAGGGATTGGAGCTTTTATCAATGTCATATAACTATCCTAAATATACATCAAGAAAGGATGAAGGTATGGGATTAGTTACGGGTATGACTTGTAGCGATATAAAAAAAATAATTGACAAAAATGAATTGGGTGATTATGCATATATAGCTAGTGAAAACAATGAATATTGTATACTTGTTTCTGGTATGAAAAATAGAGTAGATAAACTATTATCAATAGCATTAACGGAGGGAGCATTGAGTGCTAAAGATATTGACTCACCATATGCATTCCATTCTAAATATGCTTTGATTGGAATTGAGGAATATGAAAAACTTGTGTCTAGATTGTGTGTGTGCAATTTAAAAATACCTATAATCTCTAGCTATGATCAAAGAATTATTGTAGATTCATGTGAGTTGAAAAAAGAGCTTGTAAAAAATGTGTGGGGCGAAATGAAATGGATGGCATCAGTAGAAAAGGCAATTAACATTAACAATTATAATTTCTTTGAAGTAAGTTTAATCGATTCTATTTCTAGATTTTCAAGAATGATTAATAGTAATTGCAAATTCTTTACATATAAAAGCTTTATGAAAATAAAAAATGTACAAGTACAGAATTAA
- a CDS encoding molybdopterin biosynthesis protein, with the protein MANEIYLSNKDLDESIKLYFNELLPIKSEKEILNTYEALGRVSFSPVYAKISSPFYNSSAMDGIAVDSKKTYGASDRNHVELVENKDYIVVDTGDPIPKEYDAVIMVEDLINIDKHKVAIYKSAIPWQHIRTIGEDIVEKQLIIPSKHVITPVDIGAMIAGGINKVCVYKMPVVGIIPTGDEIVEPGGELKTGDIIEFNSRVFSAQVKEWGGNPVRFDIVKDDYELIKGVVATAVDKCDIVLVNAGSSAGREDFTCSVIKDLGKVLVHGISVKPGKPVVLGIIKDKPVIGIPGYPVSAYFIMENICKKVVYSYNGMNLIEKKKRQATLSRRIMSSLKYLEFVRVKLACISGKYIATPISRGAGNTMSLVRADGILKIPQNIEGYEAGTKVKVELLKDEEEIKNTLTCIGSHDIILDIVSDLLHVKEDKYFLSSAHVGSMGGIMALKSGETHIAPIHLLDMKDGTYNISYIKKYLCDKNIALIKGVKRIQGLMVPKGNPLNLKSIEDISKFRRRFVNRQRGAGTRLLLDYNLKKLNISSKDINGYEREEFTHIAVAAVVAAGDADCGLGVYSAAKLMNLDFIEIGNEEYDFAIPKEFLKMDVVKKFIEVIQSNEFKRELDKIGGYNYENIGSIKGFF; encoded by the coding sequence TTGGCTAATGAAATTTATTTGTCTAACAAAGATTTAGATGAATCTATAAAATTGTATTTTAATGAATTGTTACCGATAAAAAGTGAAAAAGAAATTCTAAATACCTATGAGGCATTAGGAAGAGTTTCGTTTTCACCAGTTTATGCTAAAATATCATCTCCATTTTATAATAGTTCTGCAATGGATGGTATAGCCGTTGACAGTAAAAAAACTTATGGTGCGTCTGATAGAAATCATGTAGAGCTAGTGGAGAATAAAGATTACATTGTGGTTGATACCGGCGATCCAATACCTAAGGAATATGATGCTGTAATTATGGTTGAAGACTTAATAAATATAGATAAACATAAGGTTGCAATATATAAAAGTGCAATTCCATGGCAGCATATTAGAACTATTGGAGAAGATATTGTTGAAAAACAGCTCATAATCCCATCTAAGCACGTTATTACCCCCGTTGATATAGGGGCTATGATAGCCGGAGGTATAAATAAGGTTTGTGTATATAAAATGCCAGTGGTTGGCATAATTCCAACAGGTGATGAAATAGTAGAACCAGGTGGAGAACTTAAAACGGGAGACATCATTGAATTTAATTCAAGAGTATTTTCGGCTCAAGTTAAGGAGTGGGGAGGTAATCCCGTAAGATTTGACATAGTAAAGGATGATTATGAACTAATAAAAGGAGTTGTGGCAACGGCTGTTGACAAATGTGACATTGTACTCGTAAATGCTGGCTCATCTGCAGGAAGGGAGGATTTTACATGCAGTGTTATAAAGGATTTAGGTAAAGTTTTAGTACATGGTATATCAGTAAAACCAGGTAAGCCAGTTGTGCTTGGTATTATTAAAGACAAGCCTGTTATTGGAATACCCGGATATCCAGTATCAGCTTATTTCATTATGGAAAATATTTGTAAAAAAGTAGTATATTCCTATAACGGAATGAATTTAATTGAGAAGAAAAAAAGGCAGGCTACATTATCTAGACGAATAATGTCATCTCTTAAATATCTAGAGTTTGTAAGAGTAAAATTAGCTTGCATAAGTGGAAAGTACATTGCAACTCCAATTAGTAGAGGAGCAGGAAATACAATGTCATTAGTAAGAGCAGATGGAATATTGAAAATTCCTCAAAATATTGAAGGTTATGAGGCTGGCACTAAGGTTAAGGTAGAGCTATTGAAAGATGAAGAGGAAATAAAAAATACTCTCACATGTATAGGAAGCCATGATATTATACTTGATATTGTATCCGATTTGCTTCACGTGAAGGAAGATAAGTATTTTTTGAGCTCTGCTCATGTAGGTAGTATGGGAGGGATTATGGCTTTAAAATCAGGGGAAACACATATTGCACCAATTCACTTATTAGATATGAAAGATGGAACATATAATATATCGTACATAAAAAAATATTTATGTGACAAAAATATAGCATTGATTAAGGGGGTAAAAAGAATACAAGGTTTAATGGTACCCAAAGGTAACCCATTAAACCTAAAAAGTATTGAAGATATATCAAAGTTTAGAAGAAGGTTTGTTAATAGACAAAGAGGAGCAGGAACTAGATTGCTTTTAGATTACAATTTAAAAAAGCTAAATATAAGTTCAAAGGATATAAATGGTTATGAAAGAGAAGAGTTTACGCACATTGCAGTGGCAGCAGTAGTAGCAGCAGGAGATGCAGACTGTGGCTTAGGAGTTTATTCTGCTGCTAAGTTAATGAATCTAGATTTTATAGAAATAGGAAATGAAGAATATGATTTTGCTATACCAAAGGAATTTCTTAAAATGGATGTGGTTAAAAAATTTATTGAGGTAATTCAATCTAATGAATTTAAAAGAGAGCTTGACAAAATTGGAGGATATAATTATGAAAATATAGGGAGTATAAAGGGATTTTTTTAA